In the Salvia miltiorrhiza cultivar Shanhuang (shh) chromosome 8, IMPLAD_Smil_shh, whole genome shotgun sequence genome, TGAGGCGTTAAAGAGTGGTGAACATGGCAAGAGAAGTAATAGTTGAAGGAGCATAAtgcaaaataaatgaaatagtcGATTTCATTTTTGGCATTTTTCTCTCCACTTCCCTCCACATCTATCCGAACCAAAATTCCCTCCCTTCCCTCCTCGTTTTCTACTCCCCCTACCCAACACGCACACACTTCACTTTCCTCCATCAAAACCCTCATTTCCCCTCTCTACCTCAGCTACTATACCCCCCCTCtccaattttgatttttacGATCCGATTCGATTTCACGCTACTCATGGCCGCGCGTGCTACTCCCAGCCGTGACGCGGCTGCTACGCCTCCTGCGGCGCCGTCGAATGTCCAGATCCTGCACCACCAGCAGACTCCTCCGCCCACGATCAGGCGCCATCTCCCCTTTGCGTCCATGAAGCCGCCGTTCGTTTCTCCCGACGACTACCACCGCTTCTCCACCCCgtcgcgcgccgccgccgatcACCTCTCCGAAGCTGTAGTTATCAAGTCCTCTGTACGCTTACGAATTTCTCGCTGTGTTTTTGCGCGTGTTTATAATTTTCTGAATTTGGCTCAGCACCGTGTTATTAATTTCCGAGTGAATGTTGGATATGTTTTTATTGAAAGCGCACTTGCTTAATTTAAATGGTTCAAATCCCTTGGTGCTGGGATTCATAGATTTGGTATTTTTTTGGATCTGTGTGTTTCTATTATCGGAAAATGAGGAAAAGGTTGACTCTCCATAACATGACATGTGAGTTGCTTCCTGCAGAACATGTCAAGTTGATGCCTCAAATGTACTCCGTATTGTTGAATCCTTCTCCCAGTTTATCTGTTACTCTTCACTCGTTCTAAGCcatccttcattttgtcttgcCATTATTTTTGTTATGAATTCCTAAAAGTTTTGATCACCATTCATAAAAATGGTAGTACTAAATAAACCCACATTGCTTTTGCTTTGCGTGTTCTGCATCAAAAGCCATATAGCAACATAAACCGCTAACAACATGTGCAGTGTGTATGTGTTGCATTTGCTGATTTTAGTTTCCAAAATGATATCTCAGCCATTCAAGCGGAAGAATGGGTATCAAAATAATGAAGTTGAGTCTAGTGAGTGGACAGCAAGTCCAGTGTATAGTGATATTGCTAACAGCCCATTCCGTACACCAGTGTCTGCTAAAGGGGGAAGGGCTAATTCCCGGTCAAAGGTCACCAAGAACAATAGATCCTTACCTTCCACCCCCATATCCAATGCTGGTATGACATTTTCTCTTATATTGCATTATCTGGTTTCTGACTTATGAACAAAAAATGTTTATCAAATCAAATGATTGAAGTGGTACTATTTCCCTTCTCACTGAATCACTTAAGGTTCTTGATAATTTATTTGGTATATagccctaataataataatgtcatTGCATAAATTTTGCAGATGCTCCTTCTCCTCTCACGCCTGCTAGCTGCCGCTATGATAGCTCCTTGAGTAATAACATACTCTGTATTTGCACGACTATTTTAGATTGTTTCCATACAAGTGTAATGCTGATTGGTATCCGCAATGTTTCTCAGGTCTATTGACTAAGAAATTTATTGCTTTGATAAAGCATGCTGAGGATGGTGAACTTGATCTAAACAAGGCAGCTGACACTTTGCAGGTGATTAAACTTGAGCTAGCATCCTTTCGTTAAGTCTCAGAAACTTAATTGAATTTTAACTATGCAGGTCCAGAAGAGACGTATATACGACATAACCAATGTCCTTGAAGGGATTGGTCTTATTGAAAAGAAGCTGAAAAACAGAATACATTGGAAGTAAGCCTGTTTAGAATTTGAGAAATATTAGACAATAGGTTTCCTAATCAATACGGGGAATGACAATAATGTGAAGAACTTAATGAGCCTGGTTGCTTGACAGGGGGCTTGATTCTTCAAGACCTGGTGACATGGACAAGGATGGTACTCTTTTGCATGTATGTAGAAAAGGCAAACTTGTTTTGACTGATATTCTTAAATATAATTCGTtcattattttttgtattaatgttATCCACTGATTTCCATAAGGTCATTTTAAGTGTTGCTGCCCATGGGACTCTATGTATTGGATATTTTCCAATGGTATATTATTTGGGTCAGATTGAAAAGCAACAGCCTGGTTTCTTTTGTTTCATCTGCAGGCAGAAATTGAGAACCTTTCCATGGAAGAAAGAAGTTTGGATGAGCGAATAAGGTTTTCTTTTTGCCAGCCGCTATACTGTTAAGGAACTTGATGACGCCCTCATTATTTCTTATATCACAGTTCTTCAAAAACATTACAGGCAAATGCAGGAAAGGTTGAGAGACTTGAGTGAAGATGAACATAATCAAAGGTAATAATTGCCTAAAGTTTTAAATTACTTTTCCTGAATAGAGGTGAAAGTTATCAAACTGATGTCCTAATTTCATGGCTTTTGTAGATGGCTTTTTGTTACTGAAGATGACATCAAAAATTTACCTTGCTTCCAGGTTCTTATCTCGTCCCTCAATGTTGTTTAAATATACAATACTTTTCTTGTGATGTTTCAACTCTTTAGTGTTAACTCTGACAGAATGAAACCTTGATAGCAATCAAAGCACCCCATGGGACCACCCTCGAAGTCCCAGATCCTGATGAGGTATTTATATATGACTACTGAGCTTGCTTAATCTGCACTACAGCTgctttaataatttagaaaatctaaaTCTTGTATATAGGCTGTTGATTATCCACAAAGAAGATATAGAATTATTCTTAGAAGTACAATGGGTGCTATTGATGTTTACCTTGTCAGGTATCAGTCTGAACTTCTGACACCTGGTAGACCCTTTTCAATCTGCACAAACTATTGTTTTCTCTATCCCTATTTTGAagtatttctatttttaattagcCAATTTGAGGAAAAGTTTGAAGAGGCGAATGGAGTTGAAGATTCAGCAAATTTCCCTGTTGCCTCTAGTTCAGGGGCACATGAGAACTTAGCAATCGAGAAATCATCCATGGCACATGGTCCACCAGAGGTTGAAACTCTGACACAAGATAGCCATGGACTTGATACTGTGTACGATTCACCTCAAGAATATGCTGGAGGAATGACGAAGATTATCCCCTCAAATATTGATGTTAGTGAGGTCCTTTTGAATGTTCACATTTATGTGGCTTATAGTAGATTTGACTACAGTGAATAATTCTGGATATTTCAACACTATCTGCCTACTTCATTTAGAAATTTAATTCGACTTTGTATGCAGTCAGAAACTAAGATAGTGGGAACCAAGTTCCTATGAAGGTTTTGATCATCTACCGTGATATGTTTTTCTACCTTGATATGTTTTCCACTAAACCTGAATGGTGGTATCATTATATATGTCAAAATGAAAGTGCTGCCTATCTAACAAACTTGGCATGTATGTCATATAGTATATTTCTGATTTATTGATTAATTACGTGCATTTAGTTTTGCAGTTCGGATGCATCTATGAACtgtgtttcaataattttgtGTTCATTCTAAAGTTTTTTTCTACTGTTGCAGAACGATGCAGACTATTGGCTTTTATCGGATGCAGCAGGCATCAGCATGACAGACCTGTGGAAGACAGATTGTAGCCTTCTGCCAATTCTCTTTAtgcttttaattttctttttaaatctAGCCTATGCAGAAGCTGAATTCTTTTATTTCTACTGCAGCTGGCGTCGAGTGGAATGATGTAAATATGCTTCACGAGGAGTTGGAAATGGCTGCTATTAGCACACCAAGAGCACTGATTCCTTCATCTGTTGATTCTGATGTACATCCTGTCGATAATGTGCAACCTAGGTGACTCCCTAGAATTTGTGAGGGGGGCCGAAAAGACTCCTTCCCAATTCAGATGGTAGAAACACACGTCATTGCCTGCTGCATTCTGATGCTCATCTCTAGTTATACGTCAAGACATTGGATGTGTTGGGCAATGGACTGATGAATTGTAGAAGAGGCTGTGTGCAAAGAGAAAATCGATATGGGAGAGCACTGGGAGCCAAGTGGCTCCAATACACCGTTGGCGAATCTCCAGACCTCGGTCATACTTCACAGGTGAATAATCAATCAATTTTGCCATTTTCATGAAATTTAGTGGAGTGTCTGACATGAGGCAAGAGTGTAACATGAGCTAATTTAAGAATATAGTACATGAACTGGGACCGGAGTTAATTTACTTGCATGTCTCGATCTCTTGATTCAATTTGACGATGCCTGGAAGAAAGAAAATGTATGATATGTATACCTTGTTGCTCCAAAACCATGGTGGGTGTGATTGAGATGTTTCTCAACTGATGTAAGTTAATCAGCAATGAAGATGAATCAGGTATCTCTTTCAAGACTGTGCACACAAAAAAGAACATATATTAATTGTCGTAACATTGTTACCCATTGCTACCTATAATTTTGTTGCTAAACTTAACCGTTAATTTTTTACCCCAAATTATTTGACTTGTAGCACATTGTATTTTGGAGGCAAGAATGAAAAATGTTTGCATGTATGCTACAAAAATGTGTTCATAAATCCGTCTTCAATTTTCCTTTTGGGGTCGTAAATCCGATTTGGCAACTGAAATGCTCGTCATTTTAgtgtttcaatattttttaaataccaGAGTATTGGAAGAGataataatttaaatgacatGTATTAACGTATGATTTTGCTCCAAAGCCGTCGTTCAGGGTTGTACAGAAATCAAATAATTCTGTTTGATTCAgtgtttgattaaaaattttaatattcatatttaaaaatattagatttgaattcgaatatataattatttgacTCGATTTGATTAatgtttaaatacaaatatgaaaTTGCTCCCGCTGTCTCGCTAAGGATGACTCTATTTTTTGGGGTTTGATTAAAGTAGATAAATTCACTTTATTAAGAAATAAGTAGATGGGTCCACTTGATTAGAAGATTAAATTAAATGGACCTTCCTTCATTATGATcctaatttattttcattttgggaATGAGAATTATAATAGCATAACAGTAATTGATCATTTTAATTAAGGAAGACGCAAATCtttatctttatctttatatataaaaagcaaagtaaatgtaaataatttcaattgcaatgatataattggaatttatGGGAAAAAATTGCTTAACCATGTAATTAAAAACAGATTTTCGGGATAAAAAACTGCCGAAATTGttaattcaaaaaagaaaacaaaaactgCCATCATTTTTGAGAGAAAAACTGCCAACTTTAATGTTAGTGAGTATTGTTGTAAATTTAATGataaaacatatttttctcattttcttttaattatgatttggatactttatatatatatatatatatatatatatatatatatatatatatatatataatgtaaaaataacattaaaatgAGAAAGTTGTgatgatttaaaattttaacatattaaaaaaattatattttaagaagtgataTTTTCCTTAAAATGAGGAATCATATTTGAACTTTataaattttctattttcttaattatgatattttaaattttcaaattatatatttatatttgttttatattaaacataaattattaatattattttgagatctttataaaataatatcatattatattattaaattgcgattttattgaagaggaaaaaaaggaaaataaaaacagaaaacccttgaaagcacagggacgcagactaagggccgagcctcattaaaaccttcttaCAGAAAACCCTATGGCTGctgctgaaataagattttattaaaaagaaacaaCGGAAaaccaaaaacccttgaaagcacaaagctgcagactaagggccgagcctcgttaaaacctcaaaacagttgaggaaaaagagtactcatcAAGGATCAAGgttgacagagctgagttaggaggtctcaaggattccggccgaaccattacccttaggccTCCCGGCTCGAAACCGATCCAGAACGAAgagaaaaaaaccaaaaaaatcaagcgaaacgagtaaaatagggaatagaaacatccacctt is a window encoding:
- the LOC130997105 gene encoding transcription factor E2FA-like isoform X2 encodes the protein MAARATPSRDAAATPPAAPSNVQILHHQQTPPPTIRRHLPFASMKPPFVSPDDYHRFSTPSRAAADHLSEAVVIKSSPFKRKNGYQNNEVESSEWTASPVYSDIANSPFRTPVSAKGGRANSRSKVTKNNRSLPSTPISNADAPSPLTPASCRYDSSLSLLTKKFIALIKHAEDGELDLNKAADTLQVQKRRIYDITNVLEGIGLIEKKLKNRIHWKGLDSSRPGDMDKDGTLLHAEIENLSMEERSLDERIRQMQERLRDLSEDEHNQRWLFVTEDDIKNLPCFQNETLIAIKAPHGTTLEVPDPDEAVDYPQRRYRIILRSTMGAIDVYLVSQFEEKFEEANGVEDSANFPVASSSGAHENLAIEKSSMAHGPPEVETLTQDSHGLDTVYDSPQEYAGGMTKIIPSNIDNDADYWLLSDAAGISMTDLWKTDSGVEWNDVNMLHEELEMAAISTPRALIPSSVDSDVHPVDNVQPR
- the LOC130997105 gene encoding transcription factor E2FA-like isoform X4 yields the protein MAARATPSRDAAATPPAAPSNVQILHHQQTPPPTIRRHLPFASMKPPFVSPDDYHRFSTPSRAAADHLSEAPFKRKNGYQNNEVESSEWTASPVYSDIANSPFRTPVSAKGGRANSRSKVTKNNRSLPSTPISNADAPSPLTPASCRYDSSLSLLTKKFIALIKHAEDGELDLNKAADTLQVQKRRIYDITNVLEGIGLIEKKLKNRIHWKGLDSSRPGDMDKDGTLLHAEIENLSMEERSLDERIRQMQERLRDLSEDEHNQRWLFVTEDDIKNLPCFQNETLIAIKAPHGTTLEVPDPDEAVDYPQRRYRIILRSTMGAIDVYLVSQFEEKFEEANGVEDSANFPVASSSGAHENLAIEKSSMAHGPPEVETLTQDSHGLDTVYDSPQEYAGGMTKIIPSNIDNDADYWLLSDAAGISMTDLWKTDSGVEWNDVNMLHEELEMAAISTPRALIPSSVDSDVHPVDNVQPR
- the LOC130997105 gene encoding transcription factor E2FA-like isoform X1, which codes for MAARATPSRDAAATPPAAPSNVQILHHQQTPPPTIRRHLPFASMKPPFVSPDDYHRFSTPSRAAADHLSEAVVIKSSPFKRKNGYQNNEVESSEWTASPVYSDIANSPFRTPVSAKGGRANSRSKVTKNNRSLPSTPISNADAPSPLTPASCRYDSSLSLLTKKFIALIKHAEDGELDLNKAADTLQVQKRRIYDITNVLEGIGLIEKKLKNRIHWKGLDSSRPGDMDKDGTLLHAEIENLSMEERSLDERIRQMQERLRDLSEDEHNQRWLFVTEDDIKNLPCFQNETLIAIKAPHGTTLEVPDPDEAVDYPQRRYRIILRSTMGAIDVYLVSQFEEKFEEANGVEDSANFPVASSSGAHENLAIEKSSMAHGPPEVETLTQDSHGLDTVYDSPQEYAGGMTKIIPSNIDVSENDADYWLLSDAAGISMTDLWKTDSGVEWNDVNMLHEELEMAAISTPRALIPSSVDSDVHPVDNVQPR
- the LOC130997105 gene encoding transcription factor E2FA-like isoform X3: MAARATPSRDAAATPPAAPSNVQILHHQQTPPPTIRRHLPFASMKPPFVSPDDYHRFSTPSRAAADHLSEAPFKRKNGYQNNEVESSEWTASPVYSDIANSPFRTPVSAKGGRANSRSKVTKNNRSLPSTPISNADAPSPLTPASCRYDSSLSLLTKKFIALIKHAEDGELDLNKAADTLQVQKRRIYDITNVLEGIGLIEKKLKNRIHWKGLDSSRPGDMDKDGTLLHAEIENLSMEERSLDERIRQMQERLRDLSEDEHNQRWLFVTEDDIKNLPCFQNETLIAIKAPHGTTLEVPDPDEAVDYPQRRYRIILRSTMGAIDVYLVSQFEEKFEEANGVEDSANFPVASSSGAHENLAIEKSSMAHGPPEVETLTQDSHGLDTVYDSPQEYAGGMTKIIPSNIDVSENDADYWLLSDAAGISMTDLWKTDSGVEWNDVNMLHEELEMAAISTPRALIPSSVDSDVHPVDNVQPR